In one Nicotiana sylvestris chromosome 8, ASM39365v2, whole genome shotgun sequence genomic region, the following are encoded:
- the LOC138874901 gene encoding uncharacterized protein, with amino-acid sequence MVEIRGMLQQLIGTNGKMQEKLAVHDSAIMNIETQLGKLSMALNNPPPQGTLPADTNINPKEQNSNQLMAVSLLNGRDLDIEQEVAKASKETTPSTPIPLEGQDEKGKAKVNEQAAEQVVPLVPQNPNREKPANSAQRVIPTPFSQRLVKQKKEDQYKKFMEMLCQIQLNIPLMDALREMPGYAKMMKDLMSWKFDFQDLSTVTLMQTCSAVVTKPIAQKMSGPGSFTIPCTIGSYAFAKALCDLGANINLMSLAVYTKLGIGRARLTLMLLQMADRVVKRPTGILDDVLVQVRKFVFPADFVILDCQQSMRRPSEYANFSLVEAVDVILQEDGVTLTAKDPLEACLTNLEEMDGEGLAFEELKKRLVTAPIIVAPN; translated from the exons ATGGTAGAGATCAGGGGGATGCTCCAGCAACTCATTGGGACAAATGGTAAGATGCAAGAAAAGTTGGCAGTACATGATTCAGCTATAATGAACATTGAAACTCAGTTGGGGAAGTTGTCTATGGCTttaaacaacccccccccccaaggaACATTGCCAGCAGACACAAATATTAACCCCAAGGAGCAAAACTCGAATCAGCTGATGGCAGTAAGTCTTCTAaatgggagagatttagacaTAGAGCAGGAGGTTGCAAAAGCCAGCAAAGAGACTACGCCATCCACTCCAATTCCACTAGAG GGTCAAGACGAAAAGGGTAAGGCTAAGGTAAATGAACAAGCTGCAGAACAGGTGGTGCCTCTTGTGCCACAGAACCCTAACAGAGAGAAGCCAGCAAAcagtgcacaaagggtgatacctaCACCATTCTCTCAGAGACTggtaaaacaaaagaaggaagatcaatacaagaaattcatggagatgctgtgtcaaattcagttgaatattccttTGATGGATGCCTTGAGGGAGATGCCAGGTTATGCAAAGATGATGAAAGACCTAATGTCATGgaagtttgattttcaggacctatCCACAGTGACTCTGATGCAGACCTGCAGCGCAGTAGTGACCAAACCGATAGCTCAAAAGATGTCAGGCCCAGGTAGTTTCACTATTCCATGCACGATTGGGagttatgcctttgcaaaggcattatgtgatttgggagccaaCATAAATTTGATGTCTCTGGCTGTATACACCAAACTGGGCATTGGCAGAGCTAGACTGACTTTGATGCTGCTGCAGATGGCTGACCGCGTAGTAAAAAGGCCTACTgggattcttgatgatgtgttggtgcaagtgaggaagttcgtgttccctgcagactttgttattctggactgtcag CAATCTATGAGGAGACCCAGTGAATATGCTAATTTCTCTCTAGTGGAGGCAGTGGATGTGATCCTGCAAGAAGATGGTGTGACCCTAACTGCTaaagatccattggaggcatgtctgacaaatttagaagagatggatggtGAAGG gttggcatttgaggagctgaagaagcgattggtgactgcacccatcattgttgcacccaactAA
- the LOC138874900 gene encoding uncharacterized protein has product MIQSSRQWHEKLLFALLGYRTTVRTSVGATPYLLVNGIEAIMPAEVEIPSLRIIVEDEVEDSEWVKTRLEQFTSIDEKRMAAVCHGQLYQQRMARAYNKKVWPRNFEVGQLVLRCILPHHKEAKGKFAPNWKGPYIIRKLLPKGALYLGDIEGNDPETAINADTVKGIMFNPSVVPILSDWDDEGFHSRYPKHFNLLLTL; this is encoded by the coding sequence atgattcaaagttccagacaatggcatgaaaagttgttgtttgcattattgggatatcgcacaactGTGCGCACATCAGTTGGAGCTACACCCTATCTATTGGTTAATGGCATTGAAGCCATAATgcccgcagaagttgaaattccatctcttCGAATTATCGTTGAAGACGAGGTTGAagatagtgagtgggtcaaaacccgtttagaACAGTTTACTtcgattgatgaaaagcggatggccgcagtttgccacgggcaattgtaccaacaaagaatggcccgtgcctacaacaagaaagtgtggcctaggaactttgaagtggggcaacttgttttgagATGTATTCTCCCgcatcacaaggaagcaaaaggaaagttcgctccaaactggaaaggtccatacattataagaaaattgttgccaaaaggaGCATTGTACTTAGGAGACATTGAGGGAAATGACCCTGAAACAGCTATCAATGCAGACACGGTCAAAGGTATTATGTTTAACCCTTCGGTGGTACCGAtattatccgattgggatgatgaaggctttcattctcgctaccccaaacacttcaaccttttgctaaccctttga